The genomic window GTGCGTGCGCAAGCCGACCGTTTTGTGCATCTCGAAGCCGTCGAGCTCGACGAAGCCCTGCGGCGCGTCGGCGCGCGAGAGCACGGTTGCCGCGACCGTGTGCACGTGCAGAATCGCGCCGGTGGCCGGCCCGCGCCGATAGCGCGCGACGTGCAGCGGCGTTTCGGCCGAAACACCCGGCGGCAGGGAGCCGGCGAGCGGCACGGCGATCACGTCCTGCGCGGTGATGCTGCCCTTGTCGATACCCGAGCGAGTGATCGCTACATAGTCGGCATCGATCCGAGAAGAGAAATTACCGGCGGTTGCCGGCACCCAGCCGCGGGCGGCAGCGAATCGTCCGAATGCCGCCAAGTCGGCGGCGACTCGGGAGGGAACGGCTACGTCGAGCATGGCACTTGATTCTAACACATGCTCCCAGCGGCTCTCGCGCTCGCGCTCCATCCCTTCCAGCAACGGTTCGTGCCGGTCGACGGTGTTGATGGCACGCTCTCCGTTGCCTCCGACACGCTCGTGCGCGTTCAGGTCGATCCGGTGACCGACGTGATCGCGGTGCGCGCCGGCGCCCAGACGGGCACGACGACGCTGCATCTGAGCGATAGCGGC from Candidatus Baltobacteraceae bacterium includes these protein-coding regions:
- a CDS encoding methylthioribulose 1-phosphate dehydratase — its product is MLDVAVPSRVAADLAAFGRFAAARGWVPATAGNFSSRIDADYVAITRSGIDKGSITAQDVIAVPLAGSLPPGVSAETPLHVARYRRGPATGAILHVHTVAATVLSRADAPQGFVELDGFEMHKTVGLRTHESTLRLPIFANDQDTAALAERIESVLDAEPVVPGYLLGGHGLYAWGATMVDAQRHLEGLEFLLACSLEERRLRR